Within the uncultured Draconibacterium sp. genome, the region GCTACAGCAGGAACATATAACAACTTACTGATTACGGTAGATGGCTGTACCTCTGATCCGGGAATTAATGCAAGCCTTACCGATCCTACTCCTCCAACGGCTCCAACGGTTGCGGTACAGAACAACTGCGGGGAGAGTGTTATTACTGCTTCAAACTATACCGGCACACTGCTTTGGAGTACCGGAGAAACAACTGAAAGCATTGTCATTACCGAACCGGGGACTTATACTGTAACCCAGATGCTGAATGGATGCATTAGTGACGCGGCTTCGACTATCGCTGCCCCAAAAACAATACCTACGTTAGCAGTAACCGAAACCGACCCGGTAGTCTGCGGCGAAACAGGTTCGCTCGATTTTACTTTTACAGGAGTACCTGATGGAACGTATTCAATAACTTACGACGCGGGAGTCTTCTCTGAGGTATTAGTTTCGGCGAATACAGCAACTGTTTCCACTGCAGCCGGAGCATATAACAATCTTACAATAACAATAAACGATTGTACTTCTGCCAGTGATGTAAATGCAAGTCTTGCTGACCCGAACCCGCCTCCGGCACCCGCTGTTTCAGTTCAGGATAATTGCGGTGAATCGGTACTTACAGCATCAAACTACACCGGTACATTATTATGGAGCACTGGAGAAACAACAGAAAGTATTACGGTTACCACTGCCGGAACTTATTCAATTACACAAACGGTAAACGGTTGTATGAGCGAGGTGGCTTCAGGAATTGCACAACCAAAGTCGATTCCGATACTTAGTGTCGTTGAAAATTATCCTTCTGAATGCGGAGGCAACGGATCGCTGAATTTTACTTTTACCGATGTACCAGATGGTACCTACACAATAAGCTATGATGGTGGTTCTTTCGACAATGTTACTGTTTCCTCGGGAACTGCTTCGGTAACCGCTACAGCAGGAACATATAACAACTTACTGATTACGGTAGATGGCTGTACCTCTGATCCGGGGATTAATGCTAGTCTTAACGATCCTACCCCTCCACCAGCTCCAACGGTTGCGGTACAGGACAACTGCGGGGAGAGTGTTATTACTGCTTCAAACTATACCGGTACACTGCTTTGGAGTACCGGAGAAACAACTGAAAGCATTATCGTTACCGAACCGGGGACCTATACTGTAACCCAGATGCTGAATGGATGCATTAGTGACGCGGCTTCAACTACCGCTGCCCCAAAAACAGTACCTACGTTAGCAGTAACCGAAACCGACCCGGTTGTCTGCGGCGAAACAGGTTCGCTCGATTTTACTTTTACAGGAGTACCTGATGGAACGTATTCAATAACTTACGACGCGGGAGTCTTCTCTGAGGTATTAGTTTCGGCGAATACAGCAACTGTTTCCACTGCAGCCGGAGCATATAACAATCTTACAATAACAATAAACGATTGTACTTCTGCCAGTGATGTAAATGCAAGCCTTGCTGACCCGAACCCGCCTCCGGCACCCGCTGTCTCAGTTCAGGATAATTGCGGTGAATCGGTACTTACAGCATCAAACTACATCGGTACATTATTATGGAGCACCGGAGAAACAACAGAAAGTATTACGGTTACCACTGCCGGAACCTATTCTGTTACCCAAACTGTGAACGGATGTATGAGCGATGCTGCATCGGAAATTGCCACACCTCAAACCGGAACCCTGTTACCCGAAATTGAGGTAATAAATAATTGTGGTGAATCAACAATAACGATGAAAAACATGGAAGAGAATGCATGGTTTATCTGGCAATACAACAACCAAACTGATAGCACTCAAAATTCAAGTATTAAAGTTACTGCAGAAGGTGAATATACATTTTGGCAAAAAAACAACAATTGTAAAAGTCTGGAATCAACTGTTACCGTATCGCCTCATGCTATTCCTTCTCTGCCGGCTGCAAATAATCAAACAAGTATCGTAACTGATCCTGATTCAATTACACCTCTAATAGCAGAGGCAAGTTCTGATTCCTACTCGGTTATTGTCTGGTTTGATAATGAAAGCGGCGGAGAAGAAGTTATATCGCCGGTTTTGGATACAATTGGTACCATTACATATTATGCCGGAGCACTCAATACATCTACCGGCTGTATAAGCTCAGGCCGAACTCCTGTTACGCTCACAATCCAAATGGCAGATACGATTTCCATTGATACAACTATTTTTGGGAAGCCACATAATAACGTTGCTGTGTTGATTTTTGCCACCGACTCATTACAATATCAATGGTCTCTGAATGGTGAAGAGTTATTAAATGCAACAAATCAATTTTATTACATTTTTGAATCCGACAGACAAAATGGTAATATTTTTACGATAGAGGTTACATTCCCGGATGGCCACTCTTCAAAATTTAATTATCAATACAATAAGAATCAAAGTTTGGCAGCAATCGATCCTGGCAATAAATCCGGTCGCACTGAAACTGAGACCTTCTTCAGCATTTACCCCAATCCGGCAAGTTCCGGTTTTACAATAGCAATTGATACAAAACAAATACAAAACATACAAAATCTGACGGCTAAAGTATTTTCGATTAGCGGTGTTTGTACTATAGAAATACCCATAACTCAAATTCCGCAAAGTATTGATACCGAAGATTTGAGACCAGGCGTCTACTCTGTAATTCTATACAATAATGAACAACGATTACAGGCAAAAAAACTTTTAATCACCCAAAACTAAAGAGCGAACAATATGAACAGATCGATATACATAATTTGCCTCGTTCTCTTTGTCTCAATAGTTAATTTTCCAACAAAAGTTATAGCGTTGGATAAAGAGACTAGAAATAAAACAGACCAAAAGGAAGAAACCTCCACGAAACAACCAGCTATCAGAAATACAATCGATCCGGTATGGGGATTTTTTACCGAGCTTTCACCTGGTTTAATACAAATTAAAACCAAAGGTGCAACATCCGATATTTGGGAATCAGATGCTAACCTGGCCTATACTTTTAGCGCCGGCTATTTTAGGGAAATTGCCCCAATGCTAAAAATAAAAGCAGGCCTTGGGCTTTCAAGTTACAAAACCACGCTAACCGGTAGCGGAAAAATAGTTTCTCAACCGATAGTTGACATCGACAACGATACCTATATTGAAAGTCTCAACATACTAAATGGAGAACATACCATCAATCCTATCTATTTGAATTTACCTGTAAGCGTTGAATACGGAACAGTTAATATTTCTCAATTAGGCTATTACGTCGACATTGGTTTTGAATATTCGTATCTGCTAAATGAAAATAACACAACATCAGGAACATACACCACTTCAGGATACTACCCTCAGTGGGGTGTAAAACTTGAGAATATACCGGAATTAGGCTTTTACCCTGATAGAGCCCTGGATACGGAATTAATCTTAAAGAAGAGCATCTATTCAATCCGCGCCGGAGCCGGAATAAGCATCCCAATTTCCGGTGTTCTGATTTTCAAACTGGGAATTGCCGGATATAAGGGATTAAATAGTATCGGTAATGGTAAGAATATAAATAATGATAATACAATTTCGCAACAAACAAGTAAGTTTCGTACCAACTATGCATATAATCCATTGTCCTCATCAGAAGGGAACAAGCCTTTGCGTTTTGGTATTGAATTTGGATTATATATCTGTAAACAAGTAAAATAAGAGTATGTCAAGTTTTCAAATACATCGTAACAGTATGACCTCCTGCGTGCCTCATTTACTCGGAATCTGCTTTTTAGTATTTTCGTTATTCACAAAGGCCCAAGATAGCAGGAACACTCAAATGCCTGGTTCAACCTCATCTGTATTCAGGCAATTAAGTACCATCAATCCTACACCTGAGGTTAAAGCGCTGTACCAATATCTTCAGTCTATAGCCGGTGAAAAGATACTCACAGGTCAGATGTATAACTCCAATGTTGACAACGAAAATGAATACCTATATATTTTAACAGGAAAAAGGCCGGCAATTTGCGGGATTGATCTTGAGTTGGAAAGAGCAAATGAAATCCGGATTAAAAATACAATCGGGCGATATACAGACGGAGGGATCCCTCTGGTAACCTGGAACTGGCAAATACCTCCTTTCCAGGACAATAACGCTGCTGTTACACAGGAAATAGATGTTGCACGGTGTTTTCAGGATGGTACTGCTGAACATGAAGCCTTCTATGAAGAATTGGATAGAATTGCAGATCACCTGGAAAAATTTAAAAATGCCAGGGTGCCGGTACTTTGGAATCCTTTTTCGGATACAAACAGTAATAGATTTTGGTGGAGCAAACAGAGCCAGGATCAATTAAATAAAATCTGGCAAACCATGTTCTACTATTTTACTAATGATCGCCAACTAAACAACCTGATCTGGATTCAGAGCTTTGAAGAAAATATAGATCTAAACCGTTTTGCAGGAAATAAATATGTAGATATGATTAGAATAAGTTCCGATAATTACAACATAGCACTCGATGATGATTTATTTACAAATTACCCTGAAAAAACAAATGAATCTGCAACACCTATAATTTTTGCCAGTTCCACTAAAATACCACCGATTGAAAAAATGAATATGAATGGAACATTGTGGTGTTGGTGGGTCCCGGAATCAGAAACATCACTTGAAAATACAGACAAAACAAATTTTTACCCCATTTTTAACGATAAAAGAATTATTACAAGAAATGCGGTCCCTAAGCTGCTAAATAACTTTGGAGAAAAAGGATCAAAACGACTATATAGTAGCGGGGCAATATTACCGTTTCTTAATTTAAAAGAATTTAATCTGGGAACAAAATCCAGAAAGATTGTCGATCACGACCGGTTGGAAGTTTTCGTGGAGAGTAAAGGTAAAAATGATGAATATTATTTTGCATTCATGCAGATGACCGGTGATTTCGACGTGAGTGTGCAGGCAATAAACCTTTCGACTGAACAGGTACAAGCAATGGCAGGAATTATGGTTAGAACAAATTTGAGTAAAAAATCACATTACATGTTTTTTCATGTGAAAACCGGGAAATTTGCAAACAATACTAATTCTGAGAGATTGGGGTTATTGTTTCGTAATAACAAGAGAAAACAACCACAATCGATCTCAACAAATCCCGCAAAAAATGAAGGCATTCTCCTTAATAATTCCTTAAATACCTGGATCAGATTGCAACGACGCGGTAACATATTTAAATCCTACTTTAGCCACGATAATTCGAATTGGCATCTCTGTTCAGTGCACGAGCAAAAAATGCCAAAATATACATTGGTCGGCTTAGCGGTCTCTTCCAAAACCCCCCATGAATCTGCTCAGATAGAATTTAAGGATATGGAATTCACCTGGGAATAAAAAAATACCCCGAATGGGGCCGCAATATCCATTCACTCGTTGGCGAAATTGGTACGGCAGGTCACTGGATAAAACTATTCCTGCACTACATGTTTCTACACAAAGCAAAAGGTTATCCGTTCTGGTGGTTATTGCCGGAATAATTGAGTGATTGAAGGATTGATTTGAGATTGAAAAACTGACAAATTGTTAAACTGTTTTATTGTAGAAATAACGTTCCGACTAGCAACTCGTAACTAAAAAATATAAATCATGGAAAAACAAAATAGATTAACCACAGCTAATAAAAACTAATTTTATACGCCAATTCCAACACGTTAGACCAGGTTCTGGTAAATATTCTTTCCGGTTCAACTCTATAACTTCTTCAGGCTGAATTTGAAGATTATGAAAATCGTTGTAAAAGGGCACTCGTAATTTTCGGATACGCTCCCATCTAGTGTGAAGAGTGTTAATTAAACGAATTAAAATTTTTGATGATATTTTTCTTTATGCAAGGCAAGTTTTACAGGCATAGCCGTAGCTACGGCGAAAAAACTTAACGTGGCAGAAAGGAAAATAGGGCAAAAATTAGTTCGGGAAATTAGCAATCTTCACACTAGAGTTCTGAAGGTTATTCGCGATAAAAATATTTATTAACAGAAAGGCCTGTTCTTCTTCGCTGGCAGCAATTGTTTTTCCTATCTTTATGGCTAATCAATTAAACCGTAATTTCAATTATTTATCATGAGAAAAAGTATTTTTTACAGTTTCGCAGTGATGGCAGCTTTGTTGATTGCTAATCCTGCGTTTTCGAAAAAGGAAAACAAACTGTCGTCGCAAGAGAAAAAAGATGGTTGGGTTCTTCTGTTTAACGGCAAAAATTTCGACGGCTGGCGCCAATGCAATGGAACTGCAATGCCTGCCAACTGGGTGATTGAAGATAACGCCATAAAAGTTTTTACCGGAGAAGGTAAAGAACCGGGCCAGGGAGCCAATGGCGATATTATTTTCCAGGAAGAGAAGTACAAGGATTTTGAATTCTCGATTGACTGGAAAGCTAGTAAAATGGCCAACTCCGGAATTTTCTATTACGTAAGAGAAGTGCCCGGAAAACCGATTTATTATGCAGCACCCGAGATTCAGGTGCTCGACAATAAAGATGCTACCGACAATAAAATAGACAGCCACCTGGCCGGTTCGTTGTACGACATGATTGCCGCCGATCCTTCAACTGTTAATCCTGCAGGCGAATGGAATACCTGTTTAATAAAAGTAAAAGAAGGGAAAGTTACTGTATCAATGAACGGAACCGAAGTAGTTTCGTACAGCCACTGGAGCGATGAATGGGACCAATTGGTGGAAAACAGCAAATTCAAAAACTTTGAAGGTTTCCAGGAAGGAATTTCAAAAGAAGGTTTTATCGGTTTGCAGGACCATGGTTATACTGTATGGTTCCGAAACATTAAAATCAGGAAATTATAAGAGTGAATCTGATGATCATAAAGATCGTTGTAAAATACTCTCGTAAATAAGAGCAAAAGAAATCCCGGCTTAAAATAAGCCGGGATTTTTCGTGAAGAACTACCTTCTCCCTCTCTCTTAAAATCTCCTCACGAATTCATCTAATGACTTTCTTATTCGTGGTGCTTTTTCTCTCGACCTGTAAGGTTCGTCGAGCGAATCAGCGTGGCCTAAATAGCCAAGTGCACCAACACAAACTGGTGTTACATTGTCACTCAGCTGCAAAACTTCTTTAAGCTTGTCACCGTCGAAACCGGCCATCATATGACCGTAAATATCTTTGCTGGCGGCCTGAAGCAACAACTGCGCATTCGCCATACCAACATCGTGCATCGCCCATGGATTTGGATTACCATTATTGGCAAACGTATCTATTTTAATGGCTACAAATAAAAGCGCCGCCTGTTTTGTCCAGGGCTGGTTTCCCGGTGCCAGACAATCCCAAATGGCATCGAAGCCGGGAGTGCCACGCATCGCGTAAACGTATTGCCAGGGCTGCTCATTCATGGCACTTGGCGCCCATGATGCGGCGGTAAAAATTTCATTCACTTCTTCTTCTGAAACGGGCTCCGGTGAAAACGCCCGTGGACTCCATCTTTTCTCTAACAAAGGATGGATCTCATACTTGGTCATAACTTCCATAATACTATATCTCTGGTTTTATTTTTATTTGATTTGCATGGGCAGATCCATCAATAGAATCCGGGCATCCGATGTGGCGGTAATATCAATCGATTCAACATCCCATATTCCAATGGCATCGCGTTTCGACAATTCATTTCCTGCAATGTTTACCTCCCCATCAACCACCATAACATAAATGCCGTTTCCCGGGTTTTTAACGGTGTACGAGTCTGTTTTTCCTGCATCGTAATTACCCAGCATAAACCATGCATCCTGATGAATCCACACGCCCTGATCGTCGGGATTGGGCGAAAGCACCTGGTATAACTTATTCTTTTCTTCTACATCGCGAATCGATATCTGATCGTAACGCGGTTTTACATTCTTTTTGTTGGGGAACAACCAAATCTGGAAAAGTTTTAATGTTTTATCCGGATGATGATTAAACTCGCTATGGTAAACACCTGTTCCTGCACTCATCACCTGCACATCTCCTTCACGAATAACAGCCTGGTTGCCCATGTTATCTTTGTGTTCCAAATCGCCTTCCAGCGGAATGGTAATAATTTCCATGTTGTCGTGCGGGTGCATTCCAAAACCTTTTCCTCCGGCAATAGAATCATCGTTTACCACACGTAGCACTCCGAAATTCATTCGCTCGCGATCGAAATAATTCGCAAAACTAAAACTGTGTCTTGTTTCTAACCAACCGTGGTTGGCATATCCTCTTGAATCTGCTTTGTAAATAATTGTTTTCATAACTCTCTCCTTTTTTTAGATTCAAATTGACAGGGAATAAATATCAGGAACGTGATTCTGTTGTTCTGTTTAAATCGTTTTCTTATGGCCCCCTATAATCCCCCAAAGAGGATAATTCCTCCCTCTTGGGGAGGTTAGGAGGGGTCACTAAATTGTATTCTTTGAACTAACTTCCTAAAAAAAAGCCGGTGTCCGTCCATGCTTTCAGAGCATTTTCAGACACCGGCAAAGGTTCTCCTATCATTAATCCTAATCTGCTCTCCCCACTCTGAACCTTAATCGTTTTTTGTTTTCGTATGGCGTATTTTCTTAGTTGCTTGAAGTCTCTCCCTCAGCAGCAGTAGCTTTCAATTCAAATTTGATGTCGAATTCATCGTTAATCATCTTGTCGCCAAGATTACTAAAGAAGCTTCCCGAATTATATTTAATGTCCCATTTTGTACGGTCGATAGATGCAGTACCTGATGCAGTCAGTGCATCTCCATCGATTTTTACTTCTGCAGGAAACGATACTTCGTTTGTAATTCCTTTGATGGTAAGGTCTCCAACAACTTTATCATTTTCGAATGATTTAATTTTAAAGTTGGCTACCGGGTGTTTTTCTGCTGAAAAGAAATCATCTGATTTAAGGTGACCTACTAATTTGTCTTTCCACTCACCTTCAAGGTCAGTTACTTCAATCGAAGTTACATCCAAATTCAGATTAGCACCTGTTACTTCTTTACCTTCTACAAATACTTCTCCGCCGGCCAGATTAAGGTAACCGGTATGTTCACCTGCAACTTTTTTACCTGTCCAATATACTTTGCTGGCTTTTGTGTCAACGCTGTAAGTTGCCTTTTCGCCATTTCCGTTCGATGCAAAACTTGCTGTTGTTATTGTTATTGCAAGTACTAATAATGTAGCTAATTTTTTCATTTTCAATTTTGTTTAATGTTTACTAATAATTTTCTGATGCAAACATACAGGGGATTTGAAACGAAAAAAATAAACTAGTTTAAGAAAAACACCTTTTAGTCTCTTTTTCTTGCTTTTTTAGCGATAATCTTGCTTAAAAACACGGGAGTCACTCCAAGATAAGATGAAATGTGGTATTGCGGAAGGCGTTGAACAAGGTCGGGATCATTCTTTAAAAGTTCCTCGTAATTCTCTTCAGCAGTTTTTGAAAGGATCGCTACGAAACGTTTTTGCAAAAAGATATATGAGCGCCGGATGTTGGCACCTAGTTCGGTGTACTTGCCCATTATTTTTGAAAAAGTATCTTCTGAAATGGAAAACACCGTAGTTTTCTCCACTGCCTCTAAATAATACGCTGTGGTTGCCGGAGTTCCCAAATCGCCCAGCCATTGCCACTCTTTACCAAAAAGCAGGTTAAATTCTTTCCCTCCCTGGTCGATGATATACATGCGAAGCAATCCTTTTTCGATGTAATAATGACGCGTATTTTCTTCGCCGGCATTAAAAATCCGTTGTTTCTTATTATACGTTTCTTTTCTGAACACCGAAAAAATTTCCTCCTTCTCGGCATCAGTTAGCTCGCGCTTACTAATTTTTTCAAAATAAGAATATAGTACAGAAAACTCCTCCATGTGGCAATCGCTACTGCCACAAATTTAGCAATCAAAACCGATGTGCCATGCCTGTAACTACTTTTTTGATGCCTCTGTAAAGATAGCTTTAAGCAAACTTGCGTCGTCTTTGCTGTCGCTGCTCAGTTGCCAGAACATAATTCCGCCTAAACCATTCTCTTTGGCGTATTGAGTTTTAAGTTTTACAGAAACGGTATCGTCGTAAGTAACAAAAATGCTGTCGGCAGGATTATACAAAAACGGAGCTTTGGCCACTGGGTCCCAATGTTTTTCATAGCCATCGGCTTCAGTAAAATCAGTTAACAGAACGGAATAAGAAGTTCCCCCGCTAATCGGCCCCGTATTGGGTTGATACAAACCATTGTTACCGGGAGGAACACCTTTCCAGCCACGACCGTAAAATGCAGCGCCAATAACGATCTGTTTTGGATCTACACCTTTTTCCACACAAAAGCGGATGATTTCTTCAGCCGACTGTGGTTCCCACAAATCTTCACCTTCGGGTAATTCTGCATTTTGTTTTGTCATTTCCACACCAAGTGGTGTTTCTGCAATATCTGCCAACGAACGGTGCCCCAGTGCAGTGTGATGTGTAGCAAATTTTGTTGCTCCTCCGGCCTGGTCGTAGGTCATTACGTTCATATAGTCAACGTATTTCATTACCTTCAGCAATTCTACATTTTTATAGTAGCGTTTCCACCCAGCCGAAGCAAAAGTTAGTGTTTGCGGACGATCGAGTTGATCCAACGCCTCACGCAAACCTTTCATCAACAAGGTAAAGTTTTCTTTGTCCTCGAGTCGTGCCTTTGTTCCGCCTGCAGGAATCGCCGGGTATTCCCAGTCGATATCCACGCCATCCAACTGATACTTCTCAATAAAATCGATTGTGCTGGCGATAAACTTCGTCCGGCTTTCTTCAGTAAACACCGCATCCGAAAAACCGTCGGCAGTCCACCCACCACAAGCAACCATTACTTTTAACTGCGGGTACTTCTCCTTTTGTGCCACCAGTTGTTTCATAATTTCATCGGCATTCTCATTCCGAAACTGCATCTTACCATCAATAACTTTACTAAAGCTAAAAATGATATGTGTTAACTGCTCCAGCGGCAACTGATCGGGCATGTAGCCCTCGCGCGGAACGTAGTAGGCCATAACGTTTACGGATGTTGTGGTTTCGTCTTTCGCCTCTTTTTGTTCAGCACAGGAGACACAAATTATACAGGCAATTAAAAATGTAATTAACTTGTTCATGATAATTTACGCTTTCGATATATTAGGATAAAGATATGTTTATATTTGCACTTTGTAAAATATTTAAAAACTACAACACCAAAATGAATAATCTAAAAAAGATAGCCCTCCAATTGTTCGCGTTTTTCTTTTGCGCCTACACCATTTCAGCGCAAACGCCGGCCGATTGGGTAAATCCTTTTATCGGAACAACGAACTACGGAACAACCAATCCGGGAGCTGTGGTTCCACGCGGAATGGTTTCGGTAGTGCCGTTTAATGTAAGTGGCAATTCGCCATTAAATGCACGCGATAAAGATGATGGCTGGTGGTCGACTCCCTATTCATGGGACAACAAATATTTTACAGGCTACTCGCACGTTAACCTAAGCGGTGTTGGTTGCCCCGAGTTGGGCGTAATTCTGTTGATGCCAACAACGGGCAAAGTTAACGGCGATCATCGAGAATACGGATCGGAAATGAGTGACCAGGTGGCTCTCCCAGGATATTATTCCACCTACCTGAATAAATACGATATTAAAACAGAAGTGTCGGCAACGGAACGGACAGGAATCAGCCGCTTTACTTTTCCGGCCGGGCAATCGAATATATTAATAGACCTTGGAAACGGATTGACCAATGAAAGCGGCGCATCCATAAAAATTGTAAATAACCAGGAAATAGAAGGCTGGCGAATGACCGGTACTTTTTGTTACAACGACGGCACCGAACGCCCCGTATATTTTGTGGCGCGTTTTAGCAAACCTGCCGAGAAATTTGGTGTATGGAAGAAAATGCCAAAAATGGGTCCCGAAGCAGCGTGGTCGGCTACCAGCGACAAAATAAAATACTACAAAAACTTCCAGGCAGAAATGGCTGGCGACAGCATTGGAAGCTGGTTTACGTTTAATACCGAAGCCAACGAAGAGATTCTGGTTGAAGTGGGTATTTCATACGTAAGCATCGATAATGCCCGATTGAATTTAAATTTCGAATCAAAAGACTTTGACTTTGAAGCCACCCGCAAACAAGCCGAAGAAAAGTGGGACGAAGCCTTGTCTACCATTACCGTAAAAGGCGGAACTGATAATCAGAAAACGGTTTTCTACACCGGTTTGTACCACATTCAGATTCACCCGAATATTTTAAGCGATGTAAACGGGCAGTATCCGGCCATGGAATCGTTCAAGATAAAAACACATCCGAACGGCGAGCGCTACACCACATTTTCGCTGTGGGACACCTACCGCAACCTGCATCCGTTTATGAGTTTGGTATTTCCGCAGCAACAGTTAAATGTGGTTCAATCGATGATAGAAATGTACGACGAAAGCGGCTGGCTGCCGCGCTGGGAACTAAACAGCACCGAAACCCATGTTATGGAAGGCGACCCGGCAATTCCGGTCCTTGTTGATACCTGGTTTCGTGGCATCCTCGATTTTGATATTGAAAAGGCGTACGAAGCCATGTACAAATCGGCAACTACTCCCGGCGCTAAGAACAAAATCCGCCCGGATATAGACCATTATATCTTGTATGGTTATGTGCCGCTAATGGAACAATATGATAATTCGGTGTCGCATGCACTAGAATATTACATTGCCGACTGGAACCTGGCACAACTGGCAAAAGAACTGGGTAAAGAAGACGATTACGAACGTTTTTTAAAACAATCGTTAGGCTATAAAAACTATTACGATAAGGAGTTTGGAATTATCCGTCCGAAGTTAGAGAATGGTGAATTTATGCCTGATTTTAATCCACGCCAGGGAGAAAACTTTGAGCCAAGTCCGGGTTTCCACGAAGGAAATGCTTACCAGTATACTTTTTGTACCCACCACGATATGGATGGAATGATCGCGTTGAATGGTGGCAAGAAGGAATTTGTAAAAAAATTACAAGCCATTTTCGACAACGGTCATTTTGATATGGCCAATGAACCCGATATTCATTACCCATGGCTTTTTAACTATGTGAAAGGCGAAGAGTGGCGCACCCAAAAAGAACTCAACCGTTT harbors:
- a CDS encoding outer membrane beta-barrel protein; amino-acid sequence: MDKETRNKTDQKEETSTKQPAIRNTIDPVWGFFTELSPGLIQIKTKGATSDIWESDANLAYTFSAGYFREIAPMLKIKAGLGLSSYKTTLTGSGKIVSQPIVDIDNDTYIESLNILNGEHTINPIYLNLPVSVEYGTVNISQLGYYVDIGFEYSYLLNENNTTSGTYTTSGYYPQWGVKLENIPELGFYPDRALDTELILKKSIYSIRAGAGISIPISGVLIFKLGIAGYKGLNSIGNGKNINNDNTISQQTSKFRTNYAYNPLSSSEGNKPLRFGIEFGLYICKQVK
- a CDS encoding glycosyl hydrolase, with product MSSFQIHRNSMTSCVPHLLGICFLVFSLFTKAQDSRNTQMPGSTSSVFRQLSTINPTPEVKALYQYLQSIAGEKILTGQMYNSNVDNENEYLYILTGKRPAICGIDLELERANEIRIKNTIGRYTDGGIPLVTWNWQIPPFQDNNAAVTQEIDVARCFQDGTAEHEAFYEELDRIADHLEKFKNARVPVLWNPFSDTNSNRFWWSKQSQDQLNKIWQTMFYYFTNDRQLNNLIWIQSFEENIDLNRFAGNKYVDMIRISSDNYNIALDDDLFTNYPEKTNESATPIIFASSTKIPPIEKMNMNGTLWCWWVPESETSLENTDKTNFYPIFNDKRIITRNAVPKLLNNFGEKGSKRLYSSGAILPFLNLKEFNLGTKSRKIVDHDRLEVFVESKGKNDEYYFAFMQMTGDFDVSVQAINLSTEQVQAMAGIMVRTNLSKKSHYMFFHVKTGKFANNTNSERLGLLFRNNKRKQPQSISTNPAKNEGILLNNSLNTWIRLQRRGNIFKSYFSHDNSNWHLCSVHEQKMPKYTLVGLAVSSKTPHESAQIEFKDMEFTWE
- a CDS encoding DUF1080 domain-containing protein, producing MRKSIFYSFAVMAALLIANPAFSKKENKLSSQEKKDGWVLLFNGKNFDGWRQCNGTAMPANWVIEDNAIKVFTGEGKEPGQGANGDIIFQEEKYKDFEFSIDWKASKMANSGIFYYVREVPGKPIYYAAPEIQVLDNKDATDNKIDSHLAGSLYDMIAADPSTVNPAGEWNTCLIKVKEGKVTVSMNGTEVVSYSHWSDEWDQLVENSKFKNFEGFQEGISKEGFIGLQDHGYTVWFRNIKIRKL
- a CDS encoding nitroreductase family protein, with the translated sequence MEVMTKYEIHPLLEKRWSPRAFSPEPVSEEEVNEIFTAASWAPSAMNEQPWQYVYAMRGTPGFDAIWDCLAPGNQPWTKQAALLFVAIKIDTFANNGNPNPWAMHDVGMANAQLLLQAASKDIYGHMMAGFDGDKLKEVLQLSDNVTPVCVGALGYLGHADSLDEPYRSREKAPRIRKSLDEFVRRF
- a CDS encoding pirin family protein, with the translated sequence MKTIIYKADSRGYANHGWLETRHSFSFANYFDRERMNFGVLRVVNDDSIAGGKGFGMHPHDNMEIITIPLEGDLEHKDNMGNQAVIREGDVQVMSAGTGVYHSEFNHHPDKTLKLFQIWLFPNKKNVKPRYDQISIRDVEEKNKLYQVLSPNPDDQGVWIHQDAWFMLGNYDAGKTDSYTVKNPGNGIYVMVVDGEVNIAGNELSKRDAIGIWDVESIDITATSDARILLMDLPMQIK
- a CDS encoding YceI family protein, which translates into the protein MKKLATLLVLAITITTASFASNGNGEKATYSVDTKASKVYWTGKKVAGEHTGYLNLAGGEVFVEGKEVTGANLNLDVTSIEVTDLEGEWKDKLVGHLKSDDFFSAEKHPVANFKIKSFENDKVVGDLTIKGITNEVSFPAEVKIDGDALTASGTASIDRTKWDIKYNSGSFFSNLGDKMINDEFDIKFELKATAAEGETSSN
- a CDS encoding cyclic nucleotide-binding domain-containing protein is translated as MEEFSVLYSYFEKISKRELTDAEKEEIFSVFRKETYNKKQRIFNAGEENTRHYYIEKGLLRMYIIDQGGKEFNLLFGKEWQWLGDLGTPATTAYYLEAVEKTTVFSISEDTFSKIMGKYTELGANIRRSYIFLQKRFVAILSKTAEENYEELLKNDPDLVQRLPQYHISSYLGVTPVFLSKIIAKKARKRD
- a CDS encoding glycoside hydrolase family 18 protein is translated as MNKLITFLIACIICVSCAEQKEAKDETTTSVNVMAYYVPREGYMPDQLPLEQLTHIIFSFSKVIDGKMQFRNENADEIMKQLVAQKEKYPQLKVMVACGGWTADGFSDAVFTEESRTKFIASTIDFIEKYQLDGVDIDWEYPAIPAGGTKARLEDKENFTLLMKGLREALDQLDRPQTLTFASAGWKRYYKNVELLKVMKYVDYMNVMTYDQAGGATKFATHHTALGHRSLADIAETPLGVEMTKQNAELPEGEDLWEPQSAEEIIRFCVEKGVDPKQIVIGAAFYGRGWKGVPPGNNGLYQPNTGPISGGTSYSVLLTDFTEADGYEKHWDPVAKAPFLYNPADSIFVTYDDTVSVKLKTQYAKENGLGGIMFWQLSSDSKDDASLLKAIFTEASKK